A region of the bacterium genome:
CACCAACGCCCACCCGTTTGGGTATTGCTACTCGAGGAGGACGATTCCTAGGCTGAACCATCGTCCGGCTTGCCAGCTCAATCCCATGCTCAGCGATTCTTGGACACGATTCACCAAGCTCGGTCCGGTACACCAGGCCCTGCTCGGAACGCTCTTTACCTGGGGCTTGACCGCGGCCGGCGCGTCATTGGTCTTCTTCCTCCGTCGCGAAAACAAGCGGCTGCTCGACATCATGCTCGGCTTTACCGGCGGTGTCATGATCGCCGCCAGCTTCTGGTCTCTGCTCTCGCCGGCCATCGAGATGTCCGCAAATCTGGAGAAGCTGAGTTGGCTACCTGCCGCGGTCGGCTTTTCTCTTGGCGCCGTATTCCTGAGACTGGCCGACTTCATCACGCCCCATCTGCATCTCAAGGCTCCGATCGAAGAAGCCGAGGGTATTCCAACCAAGCTCGAGCGCACGACTCTGCTGGTTCTCGCCATCACCTTGCACAACATCCCCGAGGGACTCGCGGTCGGCGTCGCGTTTGGCGCAGCGGCGCACGGCCTCGAGTCGGCCACCGTTGCAAGTGCCGTGGTGCTCGCTTTCGGCATCGGCATCCAGAACTTCCCCGAAGGTATGGCGGTTTCGATGCCCATGCGGCGGGAAGGCTTCTCGCCGGCGAAGAGCTTCTGGTCCCCTCCCGACTGGTTTTCGAAGCCTTGTTTCCCTGTAGCGGTCGAGCTCCGTCTCAACCGTCTGTTGGCCGCCGGTGCCGCCTCTCCGGGAGCGAAGAGAGGCTCCCTCCGAGGCGCACACGAACGGCCTGTAACCGAGAGCGGCCGTAGCGGTCGACCGCCCCTCCTTACGGATAGAGCCGCTCCATCACCCAGCCATCGTCCCGCCGGGTGAACAGGCGCCGGTCGTGCAGACGATAGAGCTCGTTCGACCAGAACTCGATGCGCTCCGGAATGACTCGAAAACCGCCCCAAAACGGCGGCCGAGGCACCGGCCCCAGAGCATAGCGAGCCTCGAGCTTGGCCACCCGGCGCAGCAACCGGGCGCGAGACTCGAGAGGCTGGCTCTGTTTCGAGGCCCACGCACCGATCCGGCTCTGCCGGCCACGACTCGCGAAGTAGGCGTCCGATTCCTCCTCGGTCACGCGCTTGACGTTGCCCTCGATTCTCACCTGCTGACCGATCGAGTACCAGTAGAAACAGAGTGCGGCGTGAGGATTCGAGTCGAGCTCGAGTGCCTTGCGGCTGCGGTAATTGGTGTAGAAAACGAATCCCGTCTCGCCGAATTCCTTGAGCAGCACCATGCGTACCGAGGGCAACCCCTGATCGTTGGCGCTGGCAAGGGCGCATGCGGTTGCGTCTCCCTCTTCCAAATGCTTGGCGCGTTCGAAGAGAGCCGCGAACTCGGCGATCGGATCCTGGCTCACTCGGCTAACACCGGGGCGCCGACCGGCGCGAACGACGCCGAGAAGTGGCGCAGCGCCGGCGGCTGGTCGACGATTCGGAAGCCCCGAATTGACTCTCGCTCCGAGAACATCTCGACGACGACCTCGACGACATAGTCGATGTGGCTCTTGGTGTAAACGCGTCGCGGGATCGCCAGGCGCACGAGCTCGTGCTCGGCCGGGATTTCCCCTCCGGTCGCGGGGTCTCGCCGCCCGAGCATCACCGAGCCGATCTCAACCGAGCGGATGCCCCCCGCCAGGTACAGAGCTACGGCGAAGGCCTGCCCCGGGAACTCCGACCTCGGAATGTGGGGCAACGAGGCGGCCGCGTTGACGTAGATGGCGTGACCGCCGGGAGGTTGAACGATCGGCACACCCGCCTCGGCGAGGTGATCGCCGAGATACTTGGTCGAGGCGTGACGGTAGCGTTGGTAGGCGGGATCGAGGGCCTCGTAGAGGCCGACTGCGATGGCCTCCAGGTCTCGGCCGGCCAGTCCTCCGTAGGTCGGGAAGCCCTCGGTCAAGATGAGCAGCTCCTCCTCCTCCACCGACACTTCGTCGTCGTTGGTGCACAGGAAGCCGCCGATATTGGCCATGCCGTCCTTCTTCGCGCTCATCGTGCAGCCGTCGGCGTGCGAGAACATCTCTCGAGCGATATCGATCAGAGACTTGTCCTGGTAGCCCGGCTCTCGGCGCTGGATGAAGTAGGCGTTCTCGGCGAACCGGCAGGCGTCGAGGTAGAAAGGCACACCGCGCGCACGACAGATCACCGAAGCCGCCTCGATGTTGGCCATCGAGACCGGTTGCCCACCGCCCCCGTTGTTGGTGATCGTGACCATGGCAAAGGGCACGGCGCCGGCGTTCTCTTCGAGAACCCTCTCCAGCCCTTCAAGGTCGATATTGCCTTTGAAGGGATGTACCGCCGCGAGATCGTGCGACTCGGCGCAAGGCAGATCCAGAGCGCGGCAACCGGTAGCCTCGATATTGGCTCGGGTCGTGTCGAAATGGGTGTTGTTGGGAACCACCTGACCGGACCGACAGAGCGTGGTCGCCAGGATACGCTCCGCCGCGCGGCCCTGATGCGTGGGGATGACGTGTTTGAAGCCATATATGTCTAGGACCGCCCGTTCAAAGCGACCCCAGCTCTCGCTGCCTGCATAGGACTCGTCACCGCGCATCATCGCGGACCACTGCTCCGCGCTCATCGCGCCGGTGCCGCTGTCGGTCAGCAGGTCGATGAGAATGGCTGCCGCCGGCACCTTGAACAAGTTGTAGCCGGCCGCCTTGAGAAAGTGCTCGCGCTCGGCCCGGGTCGTCATGCGAATGGGCTCCACCGTCTTGATGCGAAAGGGCTCGATGATCGTAGACATGCTTCTCCTCCGGGTGGCTCGCACCCGAAGTCATTCTGACTCTTTGGGACCGGCACCACCACACCCTTGCGGAGGGTGGCCGTCGGCCCACCGGCCGGGTGGGCGCGTCCGGCTATTCGTCCAAGCCGGCGTCTTCGACCACGACCGCGGTGCCGAAAACCAGCAGCTCCGCGGCCATGGTCATCACCATCGAGGTCGAGAAGCGAACCTCGACAATGGCGTTCGCCCCCTGCTCGCGCGCCTCCGCCACCATGCGATCCAGCGCCTGCTCGCGCGCCTCCGCGAAGAGCTTGGTGTACTCGCTGATCTCACCGCCGACGATGTTGCGCAGGCCGGCCATGACGTCCTTGCCCAGGTGCCGGGCGCGGATGGTGTTGCCCCGGACCAGGCCGAGCGTTCGAACGATCTTCTTCCCCTGAATCGTTGCCGTGGTCGTCACAATCATTTCTTCACCCTCCGGTAGCGATCGGTTTGCCTGCTTCGGAGCCGGTCGAGCACGACCGAAA
Encoded here:
- a CDS encoding ZIP family metal transporter, whose amino-acid sequence is MLSDSWTRFTKLGPVHQALLGTLFTWGLTAAGASLVFFLRRENKRLLDIMLGFTGGVMIAASFWSLLSPAIEMSANLEKLSWLPAAVGFSLGAVFLRLADFITPHLHLKAPIEEAEGIPTKLERTTLLVLAITLHNIPEGLAVGVAFGAAAHGLESATVASAVVLAFGIGIQNFPEGMAVSMPMRREGFSPAKSFWSPPDWFSKPCFPVAVELRLNRLLAAGAASPGAKRGSLRGAHERPVTESGRSGRPPLLTDRAAPSPSHRPAG
- a CDS encoding YbjQ family protein, coding for MIVTTTATIQGKKIVRTLGLVRGNTIRARHLGKDVMAGLRNIVGGEISEYTKLFAEAREQALDRMVAEAREQGANAIVEVRFSTSMVMTMAAELLVFGTAVVVEDAGLDE
- a CDS encoding tryptophanase, which encodes MSTIIEPFRIKTVEPIRMTTRAEREHFLKAAGYNLFKVPAAAILIDLLTDSGTGAMSAEQWSAMMRGDESYAGSESWGRFERAVLDIYGFKHVIPTHQGRAAERILATTLCRSGQVVPNNTHFDTTRANIEATGCRALDLPCAESHDLAAVHPFKGNIDLEGLERVLEENAGAVPFAMVTITNNGGGGQPVSMANIEAASVICRARGVPFYLDACRFAENAYFIQRREPGYQDKSLIDIAREMFSHADGCTMSAKKDGMANIGGFLCTNDDEVSVEEEELLILTEGFPTYGGLAGRDLEAIAVGLYEALDPAYQRYRHASTKYLGDHLAEAGVPIVQPPGGHAIYVNAAASLPHIPRSEFPGQAFAVALYLAGGIRSVEIGSVMLGRRDPATGGEIPAEHELVRLAIPRRVYTKSHIDYVVEVVVEMFSERESIRGFRIVDQPPALRHFSASFAPVGAPVLAE
- the pdxH gene encoding pyridoxamine 5'-phosphate oxidase; translated protein: MSQDPIAEFAALFERAKHLEEGDATACALASANDQGLPSVRMVLLKEFGETGFVFYTNYRSRKALELDSNPHAALCFYWYSIGQQVRIEGNVKRVTEEESDAYFASRGRQSRIGAWASKQSQPLESRARLLRRVAKLEARYALGPVPRPPFWGGFRVIPERIEFWSNELYRLHDRRLFTRRDDGWVMERLYP